The Brachypodium distachyon strain Bd21 chromosome 4, Brachypodium_distachyon_v3.0, whole genome shotgun sequence nucleotide sequence TTACTctaatatatattttattcaATGATGAGAATTGAGACTTTGTCGGTTTTAACACAACTACTTTGTGCTGTAATATTCGTTCAAAATTATATATGCATCATGTGTTATGCACCCCGCCTACTTTTCTCACCGTTTTTAGGTTTTAAATCTTTATATTTGTTTACAGCTAGTTGCATTAGTCTCGTTTTTAGGTGTATTTCACAGGTTACGGAATATTGCCCTTGGTACTTCGAAACACATGTTCGTAGCATGTAAAAACACCGTTTGTAACGTCGAAAAACTCAAAATGCGCTCCcgttttttcttcgtcttcccgcGGAAACGACGGGCACAAGGACGGTGTCGAGGGCGCGTGGTGGCTGCAGCGAAAGAATACGGCTCCGAGGATGTGCTACTGTGAGTGCCACGGCAAGGTGCGATGCGTGTTCGCGGATATAGCGGGAGACGGTTATGCGGCGTGTTGGCGACAGGCGGCGGCTCCACAAGGCGCCATGCATGGCAGCAAGCAATCGACTTGCGGCGGCTGAGCGGTGCGGCGTGCAGCTCGCGACGGACACGCTTCGGCGAACTGTGCTGTGTGTTTTTATCCTTTCTGACCAGGttaatttcttttccttcccGATTATTTTCCGTTGTTGTATGGGCCAATCTCAACCGCAGCTATAAGCTTCAATTTCAAACAACTATACGAATCTAAATTGATCTCAGTCAATGGTGCCCGTTTTGTCTTGTAGTTCTTTTCCAATTAGGAGTTAGATCTATACAACGTCGCAAAGGGCTTTATTATCTTCTAATTAATCTTAGCCGTACAATAACTTTGGAtcgtagaatttctgctactttaattagatattagataTTATCTACTCTTTTcaatccatattacttgtagTTATAGTTAATTTAGTGCAACTTTGTATTCTTTCagtcccaaattaactgacgtggatgtaccacgtgattcacgtcagttaattcgggactgAGGAAGTAGTAAATCTATGataagtaatatgggtcggaggaaATACTAAAACACTTTTTTGTTGTTAACCACAACAACCGAGGTTTCAGATTCAGAAAACCacaccatattttttttggatataATTTTTTGTCTTGATGTAGGAGTTTTCTAGCTCggctctttttcttcttgattTAAAAAGATCGTATGTGCTTTAATATAGAAAACAATCATACGGCGGGTTATGACACATACCGGGATGAAAACATATTTTCCAAATGGAGAACATAACCGCCAACGAAACTGAAATCTCATATCGATGTTGTGGTTTCTTTTATATTTACTTCGGCTTAAGTCGGTTCAAAATGGAGAACCACGTCTTCTGTTTTCTGCCGCACCGACGATTGACCGGTGGGCCTAACCAGTTAGCTTCGTATGAAAAGCCCTCAATCTCACATTTGCTTCTGTGTTTGTAGTTAGCCCAAAAGTTGCAGATTTGTgaagaaaaattcaaaagttGTGGTTTCTGAAACCAAATTCCTAaatgttatactccctccggccaacaaaggatgtcgcatatttgacaaatttgaatgcatctatgcaTTAAGTTAtttctagatacattcaaattttgacaaaattaagacatttttcgttggacggaggaagtatatgatTCATGATATACCATACAGTATTTTCTTAGCCTACCGAGTTGTCTTTTCTTGATAGCAAAAGCAATCTTTTGTTTAAAGGAATATTCCCTCTTTTTTCAACATCTATATATTTGGGATTGTTCTAGGTCAATGTCAACTTTGACCACAACACTACACAAATGTAATATGAGAACATAGTACTCCCtgtgatcctaaattcttgtttcaaatttgctcaaatatgaatgtatctactcttaaaagacgtctagatacatgtagtatttcgacaacaatttagaattggAGAGAGTATTTGATAGTAGTCATAATAATACTGCGCTGGTGTTGGCGTGCTGCATATGTTGGTCTATCTATAAACCTGGTCAAAATGAAAACAATAATCATTATATCAGCAAATGATCGGCAGTTTAGGTAACTCATCGGCCACACAATTGGTGTCCCTGCAAGGCTGCAACAATATTTTTTACATATATAAATTCAAGTCATTTATTTCTGGACAGAGGAAATATGTAAGTCGCATCCTCGTTCATCTAATATAATTTTAAATATGTAAGTCGCATCCTCGTTCatttatttccggacggagggaccATAAAATTGAATGGCCCCGTGGACTAGCAGTTGTGAAATTGGTCCGAACCTCCGATGTTCAACAGGCCTCGGTGACCCTCCAGGTATTTGCAGGGCCTTAAGCAGAAAACTGGCACGAACACGGCCCAACACGCTGGAAGATATGTGGCATGACAGCAGAGGATCGTGTTcgcaagaaaggaaaagatgaTTAGATGGCCTAAAAAAAGATGATTAGAAGGCCACGGAGCATCACTGTCCTTTGCTATCGCCTCCATGTTTCGAAACATCAAAAGAAATGGACCGTCTTGTACTATGGAGCCAGTAACAGATCGTCTAATCTGGCGAGTTTCCCATGTCTCGAATCAAAGTTTACAAGTTCCTACTGGTTCGCAGCTCGTACATTTCAGTCTGAAATTCTATCAAAGTTCAAAACTATCTtatccaaaagaaaagttcGAAACTGATGTCTGAATCGGATGcgcaggaaaagaaaaaatagtgGCAGCATCAAtttacctgcaatttttttttgccgatCACGTGCATGCTCCACCATAAAATATCCTCCTCACCTGCTCATCACATGCGATAAGGTACAAGTCAACCAGATCCACTACTGACAGAGGCAGGGAAAATACTCTAAATGCCTTGTGCTGTACAAGTACATCAACACTGGACATGGAAGCTGAGCGATAACATTTCCTCAGATCAAACAGTCCGTGACAGACTGACAGTGGTCCAAGCCCAGATCTGAACGACTCAACGCACAACCTGGCATCCAGCCTTTAGATCCAGGCCACGACAGAATCGGATCACAGCCGAGGACAGAAGAGAAAATGGCTCGAGGGGTCAGCTGCAGCTGCCAGATCAATGATTAAAGGTAGAACACAAAGAGAAAGGTGAAGAAGGCAGGGGGTATGCTACGCAATTAGAGTagcttctcctttttcttcgaGACGATGAAGCAGAGTAATTTCCAAGGAAACAAAGCAGCGGCAACTTTGCCCCGGATCTTCTTCCACGTGTAGAAAGACAGTGAAGTTTCCTCTCTGGCTGCATCCGGTGGAATCCGTCGATGTTGTCATTGTACTAATCATCTAGCCTGTACGAAATATGCACTGATACAGCGATGAAAAGTTGAAATACGCACTGTCGACAGTTTGCCATCTTGAGGGACTCATAAATGGGGGTTTCTGACCGACAACACTGGGCTTCAGCCTCCATTAGTGCACGAACTGAAGTTCATCATAGAAAGAATCCAATGCAACTTACTCCTGAAAACCTCCCGAGAATATTAACTGTTGATTCGTAGAGAATGAAAAGAACAGACAGTGGAACACCTAAACTGCGAGCTATCGTACTAATAGACCAAACAGTAAGAGTATTGCTGGCTTCAGTGACCAAACTGCAGAATTTCCATCATATATCCAGTTTTGGAGAGTTGTTCAATGGATCATGTGCAGTGTGCACTCAACCAAATCAGCGCACACTTCACAGTtacatatctatatatatattaatcGAGCTTATTGTAGTGAAGCATAGATTTGGTATTATCCACAGTTCTGCACCAGTTATCGACGAAAGGCAGAGAAGGTTATACTCCCAACTGTGCCACCGAAGTCACCTCTCACGTTTTCTCTTCATCGGGAGCAAGTTCTTCACTTTATCCGAGCTCTTGTTCACCGACTCTGCATCTTCAATGCGGCGGAAACCAAGGTGCGACGATAAGTTCTCCACTTCAACTTTTGTGACATCCTTTCTTACTCCTATGTCAGTGATGTATCTACCAGCACAGTACATCCCAGCCGTGACAGTGGCCATTCCAAGTGGACCGGCAGCGAAAAGCTTGAACGGAGTGGACAGAAGAGCTGCTAATGGCACGCCAATAGCGGAAGATGCTTGCCCACTCGCCCCAATGCCAGGTTCATCCATGGGTAGAAGCCCAGTCTTGCAGTAGAGTGCAAAGTCTTCGCAATTCTTCTCGAACATGTCATAGTTACCAAACCCATTTTGGAGCAAGTGCATGGCTCTCCGGACCACAACCTCCGATGGGTCTGATTGGGCAATGGTGCAGGTCCCTCCACGGAGTTTGGCAAGGAAAATTGCAGATGGCACTCCGTACTCGAAGCAGTACAGTGAGCCATTGCGAAGGAAGCAATCCAAGCAGGTGAGGACAACACCACTATCTGGCAGCTGAAAACCACAGTCTGGGAATGTTGGGCACTCTGATGAAGCCTCTGATATCAGGCTTGAGATGGAGTTGGATGAATCTGAAGATTCAACTTCCTTCTTTCGTGTAAAATGGACCACTTTGCTTCCTCCAACATAAATACCTGAACATTCAATTAGTGGTAACTGCATAAGAAGATGACCAACAACTGGAACAATTTTTCAAGAGACAACATCCACAAAAAGTGAAAAGATACATGAAAATGAAGACAGATTGGTGAGTGAGTAGGTGGATGCAGCCTGCGGGGTGATGTGATATGAcaattttgacaaataatGCAGCTTTTCCATGCAGGTAGCCATGGCATCATGTGCAAAACCTAGAGGATGTCCTCCCTACATATGGCCCAGTGCACAAAAAGGACCACCACAATATAAAGAACACTGCATCGGCCAATAAAAAGCACTGATCATTTTGACACCCCGCCCATGCAGCACAGTGAATTGCCGTACATAAGGATGAAGGTGAGGATCAATGATAGAAGGAGGTAACTCTGATAAAAAGGTatcaacaaaacaaagtaAAACTAGATGGTAACTTTGGTGATATTAGTTTACATTTTTGCTACGAAACAGATTATTAATTTACATCAATCATAATATGGGCCAACCTTGTGTcgtcaaaaacaaaaataaaaatgggaCAACCTTCTAGTGCTTCTCTCTTGAGAGTTGAGAGCGACCTGGAGTTAAATAATGAGAAGGCTACTCCACAAAGACAACAAAGAACAGATAAGGACAGAAAAGTTGGTTAGCAGTAGGTGAGCAGCAACAAGTGTCATTTGTTCTACATGTAAACCACGAGACACATCATGTGGCGTCACAGGCTCACAGCCATCTGGAAGGATTTTGGGTAAGAGTTCGGGAGCTTCAGTTGAACTTGAACCCACTCCAATTCAACGCCTAACTGACTGAGATTATGTGAGTAGAAACATGTATGGCATGCCCTTTAACATGTATGCCCCCAATTTTTTTGGGGTTTTGCAGTGATGTTTCAGCCAAAACTAGTGCTGTAACAATAAAGAGAGTACAGATTGTACAGTAATCGGGGTGCTACAGCTGAGCAGTTCTGAGTTTCTTATCAGGTGAGGTAACTTAGACTTGCAGGCTAAACAACCAAGAAGGAGACTTGATGGTCGTCGCACATTTCTTACCAATCAAGCGATCGCTGCTTCAAGTCTCTACAAAGAAATCCCAAATTACCCCAGCTGAGACGAAACATGCAGACGCACCCTAACCACCAGCAAAAACGACGCAAAAGTGGCTGAACTCCCGCGGCGCCAAATGCCCCAGTGTCACTAGGCATGGGCCAGAATTCCCGGCCAAGTAAGCAGTTTTCAACCCCATACACTCGCAAGCAACAATTCGCAGCCGCCGGCAGAAGCAATCGGGTAACAACAACATTCCTAAGCGTGCCACAATTGGCGAAAATTCAGAGATGAGGACGCCGAGGAACGGCGCACCTACAATCGGAGGAAGGGGGTAAGAGGTGGCCGGAGACCCGGGTCGTGACGTACCGTGGTGGGAGTAGGCGTAGACGGCCCTCCAGGTGTAGATGTGGTCGCCGGGCCTGATCTCCGACCGCTCCACCCGGTTCGACAGCAgccccatcgccgccgcccagccccAGCAAGGTGTCGGTGCTTCGCAGTTCGCGCCGTCGCTGCTGCCCGGTCCGCGTGAATGGAGTGAGCTCTGCTCTATATAAGGAGGGGGCGGGGCGAGGTAATAATGCGAGGGCGGGGAACGGGGGCGGAGGCGAGGTATATTCGCGGCGACGAGGCCGTGGGGTTTGGGGCCTGGGGCACGGACGGGTAGGGGGCGAGGCGAAGAATGTCGCTGTCACCCGGCGCCACCAACCAACCATGTTGCGCTTGCCCGCCCCCGACCCGAGTCCCCGAGTCGGTCTCCCTCGGTCGCTGGGCTTCTTCCGATTCCGGCCTCGAGGAAACGGACCGGGGAAAGAAAATACTCGGTCACATGCCAGCGTCGCGTACACTACCCCGGTGGGGTGGGGATCGGGATCGGGATCGGGATCGGCACGTCGCTGTGGTTCGTGGTGTTAAAAAGTGAGCCTCCCCTGGGATCGGATCGTGTGCCTGGGTTTCGACCGCGCCGCTTCTGATTCTTCGCATCGCCGCTTcgtgccgcggcaggaatttTGTAGCGAGGGCATAGGACTATAGGAGAGTACTGGGGTCTGGGGAGGTAGGTTACCGAGTACCGACGAGGTGAGGGGCAGAGGCACCAACTCCGGCCGCGCACCTACGCAACCCTCCCGTGCCAGGTGCCACCGTAGGCGAGCAAGCCCCGCTCTGCGAGAACAGAATATCTAATGTTTGAAAATACACGTCTCGGTTCTAAAACTTTGATCAATTGCTTCATGTCTAATCGGGTGAGGTGGTTATTTGACCAACGTCACGTCTGGCCCATTCGTCGGGCACGCATTTGAATTGTAAACTTGTAATGTAtcctctactttttttttcttcctcacCCACGATCCCtacctccctccctctccctccctctgctAGTTAGAGTTTAGATGATAGAAACGCATATGGAGCACATACATGTGCACATCTTATTTTTGTTATGTTTCATCTTCACTAAACTTACATCTCTTTTTATGTATCACGCATTTTTGCTTACACCAGTTCGTTATGTTATAtctcacattttttttgtacaaaGATATTTCACGGGCTATTTTTCTCACATAAAACTAGTCCTTACAAATAAGGACAACAGTTACTACACGCGAGATTTACTAGCAAAATCATTTGATCTGTACTCATACGCATTGGACTACAGCCGTCGGGTAATTAATCCTAATAAACATAGACGTGTTTGTATCCAgcccaaaaaaataatacaaacaTGCCGATTTAGACTATACCAAAAGTAACTTAAAATCATTTGGCATATGTATGTCTCTTACATAAGAGTATTTAAGTTTACTTGTTTGTCTTTTGACTTATTCCattgtttgtttggacttttTCATGTTCTTGCTGAGTTAGATTTTAGATGATAGAAACACATATGGAACACATCCATGTGCACATCTTATTTGTGTTATGTTTCATCCCCACTAAACTTAATTGTCTTTTTATGCATCACACATTTTTGCTTACACTAGTTTGTTTAACATCTGTCGGATAGATCTAAGTATCTAACCCAAGTGTATTGCACATTTGAAAGCTCACAAGAAGTCTGGCACCCATTCATATCGGCAAGATAAGGAAAGGAGATTAAGATTCTCAAAGCTAGTGCACGCAAAGCGCATAATTATAACTCGTCCGAAACTCCAATGCAcgaacaaaaaacaacaacagtgtCGTAGAAGCTATAACAAGTCACGGGCCATTCCTGCTTACTCTTCCCCTTCAACAGCTGGTAAATCTGCCTTGAACCATTCGTAGAGTCCTCCATCCAGATGGAACACATTCTTGTAACCGTTCAGGACCAACAGGTATGCTGCTATCAGAGACCTGCCAAAGTCAAAGCATGACCATTGAACTAAACTCTGTGATGAGAAGTGGATAGTTTCCTACATAGAATAATTTTGAATTCTTAAGGAATCAACTCAAAGATTTTGCAGGAGTTCATATACTGTAATTGCAGAACTAGAAACTGATCTGAGGATGTCTTTTCaagaacttttttttccccagACGATCCATAGGATCAGATTCCACTATCAGAAGATAACGGAACAACAGCAAACCCCAGTTCACGCCCCACACGTAGTTTTTAGAGACCTTCAGCGGCTAACTCCGCAAAGGAACACACTCCAGTCTCCAGGTCTAGGCCTCATCGacagcaaaacaaaacagagtGCAGGAGGTGCAAGTTAAACGAAACTTTAGTTACAGATAGCTCACAGGGCTACCAAAAGACGTCAGGCTCAAAAGACACTATTCAGCAGCAAAACGAAGCATCCACATTAGATCTTCCCTTCACCCAGCTCCCAGCAACCATATCTTAGTAATCGATTAGTTAACATGGTGGTTAACCGTATTATGAAAGACGTTAAAAAATCATTGGCTTATCAAATTCTCTATCTAGCCGTGAAAAAGATTCAACAAAAGACAGAAACAAATCCACTATTGGTTTTACGTCAAGCAATACGTAGAGTAACTCCCAATACAGAAGTAAAAACAAGACGTAATAAAAAATGATCGACGCGGAAAGTTCCGATTGAAATAGGATCTAAACAAGGAAGAGCACTTGCCATTCGTTGGTTATTAGAAGCATCCCAAAAGCAGACACTTTTCAAGAACTCGAAGCCGCATGTCAACTCTCAAGCATGGTTGCTCCAAAAAAACTCACCGAGCGCCACAATGAATTTAAATGAACCATTCTAAGTTTCTAGCTCATACCTTTGCAGACGCAAGAAATGGGGAAAGAGAGATGCACTAGCAACTTAGATTCACTACCATTCCAAAAGTACTAGCCTCTTCAACTTTGCTGCATATGGATGTGCAATATGGTAGGGATTAGAATTGTGTCTGGTCTTCAGCTGACTGAGTATGCTCACCGTAAGCACACTGGCAGTATTGAGCTTGATCCACTTATACTATAGTCTATACACATACACAAAGAATTTATAGAAGTAGAGTGAGAAAGACTGCTGTTAACATCCACCAATAAATAGTATTTTTCTCCAACTGTTGATCTCTTAAAGGACCATCTAATGTTGTTGAAGGATAATATTCTACTATTGAAAATCATTTATGACAACCACATGATAGCACTAGGACATGTCAAGCCTACAAACCTGACACTCAAGAAGAAGTTTGAGACAAAACTCACAATAGaagaaaatttcaaattgtGAAATAAATTCTCACCAATACAGACAGGATCCTGAAACAAGTTAGAATATCAAAGTAGTAGCAAAATAGGCCCATTTCTTATTTCAGGAAAATTGAAAGAAGGTTCTCTTAAGCCAACAATATTGATAAACTGTATCAGCGGTTCCATGTCAACTAGAACAGGACCAATCTGTACAAAAAGAACCAAGTATAGGGATAAATAATACATGGCCAGTGTATCATACCTAGATTGCTTCCCATCAGGTAGATTCTGTGTTGGCTTCATTGTTCCTCCGGCTGAACATGCCACAATTATCTTTTCATCCTTACCGAGTTTTTCTTCAACACCTGCACAGAGATAATATAGTTCATATACAAGTAACGAGCAATCAGGAAACAGAAGTGTCGAACTTTCTGTCAGACTTTTTATGAAGTCAGGATTCTCTTCTGTTCCAGCAAATATCCCAAAGAATGCAAATGCTGCCCTTCTTGTAATATCCCATGCTGTCCATTCCTTTATTAATCGGTATATTTGTACATTAACAGCACCAGGTGGATGAGCCTGCATAAGAATAATAACCATAATTTATGAAGCGTATATCAAATGAAACCTTGAGAGCTTTTAGATGTTGGAAAGGATTTGATTAGCCTTTTAGGCACTCCCAGACTGAAAGAATTAACTTATGTTTATTCATTACAAACTTTGTTCTACCTTCTGTTACTATAGAACAATTTTTAACTGCATTCAATTCGTACTGTTGATTCAGTATAGGACTGATGAATTGAATGCATAGTTTTAAATAGCAGGCTAAGCCATTTAGCGGCAGCCTATTCCAGAAGCTATATGTGCTATAGCGATGCTATACCGGCGCTAAGACATTTAGCGGattttgaaaaaatcatacaaAAGTATCAATAAACGAGGCATcatatgataaaaaaaatcttccccTTGACCCTAGTAATGCCAACAGTGCATATATTGGGACAATATATGCATTTAATATGATGTTTTTGCTCAAATCTAAAAAACTACAATGAGCTGAGGCAATGCTTGAGATGCGATGGAATTTTAGGACGCACTTATACCAAAAGCCCCAAAATTAATTATCATAGGGTTAGCTTAGCGCGCTAACAATCCCAAAATATAGCGCTATAGCGTGATTAGCGGAGCTAATAGCGTTTTTCTCAGGTTAGCGCTAAAACTGCATAGCTTTAGCGGGAGCCCTCTCCAAACGCTATAGCGATGCTATATCGCGCTATTTAAATCTATGATTGAATGGCACAAAAATATTATAAACAGGTGGCACTGTAAACATAAGTTTTTCCCTTAAACACAAGAGCTTGAGACAGCAACTACCCTCATATACCTCTTTAAAGTCTGCTTCTGGTCTAACATCAAGAATCACAAAgttattttccttttgaagGCGCAGTGCTTCCTTCACGTCAACACTGcgtacctgcaaaaaaaaactgatgtaAATGACAATTGTTAAGCATAGAATGCTTGCCCTGAGTCAAAAGTGAACAGGAGTAACATAGGGATCAACAGAAGTAGGGCATATGTTAAAACATGGCATATTTCACACAAAATCTATAATTTAAGGTCATAAAACTTAAGGCTAAGAATTGCACAGCAAACTTCATAATATTTGATGGAAAAATAGTTAACAGTCAGCCTGATGGTTATTACCCGCTTCTCTAGTAGGACTTGCCGCTTGGTCTTCCATTCTTCTTCAGCTGCAAAGGAAAAAAGCAATATACCAAAATGATATCATGGACAACAGAATAACTAACGGCTCCATAgcaagaagaaagaagcagcATATTTTACAGTACCTGGAGATTTTGCAGGCTTAGTAGCAGCACAAGCTATCCGCAGCGAGCGCACACCATTCATCCGATGGTGTTTTGCAGCCTCTAATGGACGCCAAGAATGACCAGATGTGAAGTCTGAGCAGGAGGATATCCTTGACGAGCAAGGAAGGTTGGTGTTCACTATGGAGCTAGCTGCGATCATTGTGGTCATGAGATAAAGAGCAGCACAATCTTTGGAGAGAATTAGAAGAGGGCTTAGGTCCTAGTAACTCCTAACGCTGCATCCTGTTACTGGGaggagaatttttttatttttttgcatatgGAAGTGTCCAAAGGACCTAAATGGTTTTGGATGGGATATGCCAGAATATCTGAACTAGTGGCTGAGATTGAGCAAGTGTTGAGATTGACAATCCGGATTCTGGAGTCTGGCTATTCAGCTTGCCCTGACCCCACAACACCGAGGCACCAACAGACTCTTATTTAAAAGAAATAGCACTGCATTCTCTCCAATGAAGTAATTTCTGTTTGACTTATATATATTTCTAACTTTTCTGAATTTGCAAatagaacaaaagaaaaggacgCAAGAGAATTTCAGTAATCCAACACTTTATTCGTACTCACCAGTAACCTACAAACGGGAATACTAAGGTGCCCAAACAGATTGCTTCCTGAAAACCAGATCGAATAACTAAACAAGAGTACACCAAAAGGCAGAACTGGAGCCCATATGACGCTGGAAGTTTCAATTCAGAACACAAACAAGAAAGTACCCCCAGTTCACCGATCAGCTTCAGCTGAGCCCAGCTCAGTGCTGCTCACTCACTCCAATACCCATCGTCcttctcatcctcctcctcgccctcctcttccccgATTTCCATTACCGCCTCCTTGAACCACTTGACATCCTCCAATGCTGCCTTCCGGAACAACCCAATGTCCACAGCACCGGCCACCATATGGTACCCCCTCATCTTGAGCTGCTCAGGTGGGTCATTCGGCATGGCAAATCCACCCAAGTAAGCTGCATTACCCGCCGAAGCTGtaaccttcttcttcctggccTCCAACACCTTCCTCTCGGCTTCCCTCAGCGCTGCTCGCACCTTCCTGTTACCGGGATCCCATAGGTACCCCATGCTCGCCGACAGGTCGAGCGGGCCCATCTGGACGACGTCGACACCGTCGACAGCGGCGATGGCGTCGACCTCTGCAACACCTGCGGCGGTCTCGACCTGGCAGATGATGAGGGTGTCGTCCTCACAGCGGGAGACGTAGGAGTCGTCGAGGCCATAAGCGGATGCGCGGACGATCGGGTAGGCGGCGCCACGGACGCCCCGGGGCGGGTACCGGCAGTGCGatacggcctcggcggcggcggccggggactCGATGGCTGGGAGCATGAGGCCTGCAGGACCGAGGTCGAGCGCCTTCTTCGCCCAGACGGGGCAGGCCTCTGGGAGGCGGAGAACGGCGGGGGTGCGGGCGGCGTCGAGGGCGCGGAGGCAGGCAAGGGCCTCCGTGATGCTACCGGGCCCGTGCTCCATGTCGACGACCACGTAGTCGTAGCCAGCGAGCGCGGCGATCTCGGCGAGGGtgggggagaaggagaggaggaagaggccgTAGAGGGTGTCGCCGGCTGCCAGGCGGGACTTGAGGGAGGGGACCGGGGAGAGGAAGTcggaggccgcggccgcggcggcaaaTATGGCactggtggcggcgcgggagggCTTGCGGTTGCTGGGCAGGAGGGAGAGGCGAGGCGGGGTTCTGGGTTTGGGTTTCGGCGCGGGGAGGAGGTGGGAGAGGGaagtggcggtggcggagacTGCCATGTGGGAGGAGCCGAAGCTGGGGAGCGAGGCCgatcggcggcggtggctcgCTGATAGGATCCGCGCCTGACGGGGCTGcggacggggcggcggcgagagtgTGCAAGTGAGGAGTGCGGTGTGACGAACCCAGGACTCACGTGTCGCGTGGATCTGACTGACTATGGCCAACGGGTCGGCGTAGGCCCTAGGCTGGGCACGGCCCGGCCCATTATTTCGCGGAGTTAGCCCGAGGTCTTTGTGCCCGTTTATAAACAGACAGGGCCACCACAGCGGAATCCAAGCCCAGGAGAGACAAGCATGGCACACCAGCCGTCTCCAACTAAACACAGATATTATATTATCTTATAGCCTGCTTTCTCTTCACTCCCCTCCAACTAAGTACAAATATtatatttaaatttttatAGCCAGCTTACAGTCCATTGTTAATCTTGCTCTCAGGTCCATTTAGCCCGGCGGgtccatgaaaaatacaaagcaAAGTGTAAAAAGGAATATACTAAACAGGCCGGAACGGCTCACGAGGCCGAGGCCCATGCTAGGTCGCGGGACGACGTGGCCCATTTAGCCGCATGGGGCTTTTTGAAAGGGACCAGCCTAGGTGGCCAGAAATAGATATATAAATATCATCgctaaaaaagaagaaagatatATAAATATcgtattgttttgttttattggagaagagagaagatgaGATAGAACATGAGAACCTTATTATGATACTGTGATGAGATATACTAGTTACTGGACATATTATAGACGGCATGGCAACATGATACAACCAACCATTGGTCAAGTCACTACCCTTGCTCTAAGTGAGGGCACATTTCAAACCTTGTATTGATGTGTGGTGTGGAACTAAGACCATCCGATTTGAATCCACTTCTCTTGAGATGGCGACCAAGACAACAACAATGGCCAACATGGCCG carries:
- the LOC104584709 gene encoding rhodanese-like domain-containing protein 14, chloroplastic; its protein translation is MTTMIAASSIVNTNLPCSSRISSCSDFTSGHSWRPLEAAKHHRMNGVRSLRIACAATKPAKSPAEEEWKTKRQVLLEKRVRSVDVKEALRLQKENNFVILDVRPEADFKEAHPPGAVNVQIYRLIKEWTAWDITRRAAFAFFGIFAGTEENPDFIKSVEEKLGKDEKIIVACSAGGTMKPTQNLPDGKQSRSLIAAYLLVLNGYKNVFHLDGGLYEWFKADLPAVEGEE
- the LOC100844419 gene encoding uncharacterized protein LOC100844419, with translation MGLLSNRVERSEIRPGDHIYTWRAVYAYSHHGIYVGGSKVVHFTRKKEVESSDSSNSISSLISEASSECPTFPDCGFQLPDSGVVLTCLDCFLRNGSLYCFEYGVPSAIFLAKLRGGTCTIAQSDPSEVVVRRAMHLLQNGFGNYDMFEKNCEDFALYCKTGLLPMDEPGIGASGQASSAIGVPLAALLSTPFKLFAAGPLGMATVTAGMYCAGRYITDIGVRKDVTKVEVENLSSHLGFRRIEDAESVNKSSDKVKNLLPMKRKRER
- the LOC100844725 gene encoding uncharacterized protein LOC100844725, producing MAVSATATSLSHLLPAPKPKPRTPPRLSLLPSNRKPSRAATSAIFAAAAAASDFLSPVPSLKSRLAAGDTLYGLFLLSFSPTLAEIAALAGYDYVVVDMEHGPGSITEALACLRALDAARTPAVLRLPEACPVWAKKALDLGPAGLMLPAIESPAAAAEAVSHCRYPPRGVRGAAYPIVRASAYGLDDSYVSRCEDDTLIICQVETAAGVAEVDAIAAVDGVDVVQMGPLDLSASMGYLWDPGNRKVRAALREAERKVLEARKKKVTASAGNAAYLGGFAMPNDPPEQLKMRGYHMVAGAVDIGLFRKAALEDVKWFKEAVMEIGEEEGEEEDEKDDGYWSE